A genomic window from Anthonomus grandis grandis chromosome 4, icAntGran1.3, whole genome shotgun sequence includes:
- the LOC126735670 gene encoding uncharacterized protein LOC126735670, producing the protein MEEAAQEESLLAKELGEVDQYNHPCITVVADGAWSKRSYNVNYDAASGVACIIGQRTGKLLFLGIRNKYCSFCAYASAKNMEVIPDHTCYKNWSNTSTSMKSDIIVEGFRKSIDMYIIYKRLIGDGDSSVYKKLIEARPYGSLHVEKIECRNHLLRNFCSKLREISSKKRSNSTNNPVSPYLRKHILNNIRRMRTAVAMAVTQRNKEDKSFSIKIENLTKDLKNIPSHVFGEHLNCTAIGYFRCDKKFGEKNYIQEIKACGVLQDIEVCLNRLILHASSLLRNMENNVAEHYNSVVCKFIGGKRINFSKRESYQIRCEAAALSYNLGSGEYHKQIFKSIAEKSPSGHRKKFINIVKQRRINTHKIRPKTLFKKRNKSIALPDKDYGDQEADNSIQPDMEENLFGEKKKEFLEELEKNENEIKDLEISTRGQGGNPKWYQERNLAAGLILE; encoded by the exons ATGGAGGAAGCCGCACAAGAAGAGAGTTTATTGGCCAAAGAATTAGGAGAAGTAGACCAATATAATCACCCCTGTATCACTGTTGTGGCTGATGGTGCTTGGAGCAAAAGGTCTTATAATGTTAATTATGATGCTGCTTCAGGAGTT gcTTGTATAATTGGACAGAGGACCggaaaacttttatttcttgGAATCCGAAATAAATACTGCAGCTTTTGTGCATACGCCAGTGCCAAAAACATGGAAGTCATTCCAGATCATACATGTTATAAGAACTGGTCAAATACATCCACAAGTATGAAATCCGACATAATTGTGGAAGGATTTCGAAAAAGTATTGacatgtatattatttataaaagactTATTGGGGATGGTGACAGTAGCGTCTATAAAAAACTGATCGAGGCTCGCCCATATGGAAGTTTACATGTGGAGAAAATTGAGTGCAGGAatcatttattaagaaatttttgctCCAAATTGCGTGAAATATCTA gtaaaaaaagaagCAACAGTACAAATAATCCGGTTTCACCATACCTGCGCAAACATATTTTGAACAATATACGAAGGATGAGAACTGCTGTTGCAATGGCTGTTACTCAAAGAAATAAAGAAGATAAAAGCTTTagtattaaaatagaaaatcttactaaagatttaaaaaatataccatccCACGTATTTGGAGAGCATCTAAACTGTACAGCCATAGGATATTTTAGATGTGATAAAAagtttggagaaaaaaattatattcaagaAATTAAGGCATGTGGGGTTTTGCAAGACATTGAAGTTTGTCTAAATAGACTCATATTGCATGCTTCCAGTTTGTTAAGAAATATGGAGAATAATGTAGCTGAACATTATAACTCTGTGGTATGCAAGTTTATTGGCGGAAAGCgcatcaatttttcaaaaagagagTCTTATCAAATACGGTGTGAAGCTGCAGCCCTATCTTATAATCTTGGAAGCGGAGAATAccacaaacaaatttttaaatcaattgctGAAAAAAGTCCTTCTGgtcatagaaaaaaatttattaatatagttaaACAAAGACGTATTAATACTCATAAAATAAGACCAAAAAccctatttaaaaaacgaaataaatcaATTGCGCTTCCTGATAAAGATTATGGGGATCAGGAGGCAGATAATAGCATACAGCCAGACatggaagaaaatttatttggagaaaaaaaaaaggaatttttagaggaactcgaaaaaaatgaaaatgagaTTAAGGATTTAGAGATTAGTACCAGAGGACAAGGAGGAAATCCAAAGTGGTATCAAGAAAGGA atttGGCGGCAGGACTCATTCTGGAATGA